Genomic window (Bacteroidota bacterium):
TACGTACCGGCTGAATTATGAGGATGGCACTCCTGCTCCAGGAGAAGGAGTCACTTCTTTCAGAAACAGAAATCATGAATGGTTTTATAGAGATCAATACGATGATAACAAGATTTACCGTAATACTATAAAAGTAGGTGCAGACTGGGATATTCTGCCAGGATTATCTTTTAATCCTTCCGTTTACTGGTTCACTACAGACAGCAGATCATCGGCCTTCGAGGCATATAATGAAGTGAATAAAAACAGGAATGCTTCAGAAAGCGATGCTTATATCCGTGAGGCTCAGGTTGACTTATTGTTAAACTATAAAAAGGATATCAAAAAGAACCATTTCAGTTCTGTTTTAGGCTCAAGTTACATTAATGACTTCAATTATGCAATGAGTGGTTCTGGTTATGGTGCTCCTACCGATAATGTCAAAACCTTGAATGCCACCTCTACAACAACCCAGAAAATTTCCACCACGCAATCTTACGATGCCATGTTAAGTTTTTTTGGCCGTATCAATTATGACTGGGACAATAAATACCTGGCCACTGTAAGTCTGAGAGATGACGGTTCTTCAAAATTTGCCGATAATAATAAGTGGGCGCTTTTCCCTGGTGTATCAGTAGGATGGAATATAAACAATGAAGCTTTCTGGAAATCAATGGCAAAATACATTCCCGCCTTTAAGCTAAGATCAAGTTGGGGACAGGCTGGTAACAATGACCTTTCAATTTATGATACTCAAGGACAATACAGTACAGCCTATCAATATGAAGGAGCGGTTGGCATACTCAATACTACTTTGGCAAATAAAAACCTTAAATGGGAAACCACAACCTCTTTTGACCTTGGTACTGATATTGGATTATTAAATAACAAGGTTACTATTGCCCTTGATTATTATAGCAAATTAACTTCTGACCGGATTTTCAACAAACCCCTGGATACCTCCACCGGTTTCAGCTCTATTACGAGCAACTATGGAACAATCAGAACCAGAGGTTTTGAAGTTGAACTTGAAGCAACTCCGGTAAGTAACAAAGATTTCAGCTGGGATGTGAATTTTACCTTTGCTTTCAACAGGTCAATTGTTGTAAAGTTGCCTGACAACGGGGCAGAAAAACATCGTATTGGAGGTAATACCGTATATGATCCCAAAACAAAGACTTACAAGAGTGTCGGAGGTTTTGCTGAGGGTGAAAGATATGGAGGTCGCTGGGCATACCATTTGACAGGAGTCTATGCTACTGACGCAGATGCCGCTAATGCACCTTATGATGTAGAAGCAAATGGGCGTACCAAACATGGCGGAGATGCTATTTGGGAAGATGTGGACGGTAACGGACAAATTGATCATCAGGATATGATATTCATGGGTTATATCCGCCCGGATAAAACAGGAGGCTTAGTCAATACCTTACGCTATAAATCATTCACCTTAAGATTTGTTGCTGATTATGCTCTGGGTCATGTCATTGACAATTCGTTCAGAGGAAGATTAAACGGAAGTGCAAGAAATAACAATATGACACTTACCGATGTGTTAAGTGACAAAATCTGGAAAAAACAAGGAGATATAGCAAGCATTCCAAAATATACCGTACAGAGCGATGCAGACTACAATTTCAGGAATCACTTAAGAAATCCGAACAATTTAGGCTCTAGTTCAGGGTATACAACGAACAACTCTTTATATTATTCCAAAGGCGATTTCCTGGCATTCAGGGAATTATCATTAAGCTACAGGTTCACTTCCAAGGCCATGAAATATTTACACTATGTAAGTGGAATGGAAGTTTTCGGAGGAATTTACAATATGGGATATCTTACAGCTTATGATGGATTGATGCCTGAAATTTATACCGGGAATGACCAGGGTTCTTATGCTCGTCCACTTGAAATCAATTTTGGTGCCCAGCTAACATTTTAATCGATATTTAAAGAAAAGATAATGAAAAAGATAATAACTTCAATATGGTTAGTTCTTTTGTTTATTTCCATAGGCTGCAATAAGTTAGTGGATGTTGACACAGTCTCCTACATCACTAATGGCAGTTATTGGAAAGGAGAAGGTGATGTCATAGGATATACCACCGGCATTTACTCGGATTTAAGGAGTCTGGTAAATACCACCTATTATGGTGAAGACCGAAGCGATGCTTTTATTCCGGGGCTGGAAGGCTCAGTAACTGTAGCATGGGCACAAAATCTAACCGATGCCAATGCTCCCAGTTGGCTTAGCTTTTACAATATCATTCATCACTGCAATCTGCTTATCAAATATGGCAGCCAGACTAATCCCAAAACGGATAACATTAACAGATGTCTGGCCCAGGGATATTTTATACGGGCCTATACCTATCTGATGTTGATCAAAGCATGGGGAGATGTCCCTTTAGTACTGGAACCTACCGAAAGCAGCAGTACCGCTCTACCTTCAAGATCCCCTGCAGCTGATGTAATGACTCAGATACTTAGTGATATCAATAAATCAATATCCTTATTCCCGGAAAAAGGGTATGTAGATAAAAACCGGGCATCCATGCCGGCAGCTTATGCCTTGAAAGCAGATGCCTTATTGTGGAAAAAGAAAGTTCTTAACGGCGCTAATGAAGATCTTAACGGCGCAATTGCAGCGGTTGATACAGTAATGCAATCGGGAGTGTCTTTATTGCCAGACTTTACTAAAATTCATGATACGGGAAATAAAAAAA
Coding sequences:
- a CDS encoding SusC/RagA family TonB-linked outer membrane protein encodes the protein MKKNLFLKLPYPKNKNFRVAVYGKTSLFILFLMFMNFSLFAQSIPQKEIVGTVKDGTTNEVLPGVNVVIEGTLTGTMTDIDGKFNIKVPSDSSILVFSFMGYAREKVLVTRKSSIEVTLKPDVKSLDEVVVIGYGEQSRSKVTASISKVNAEEFTHSPSANPMLQMQGKVAGLTLQISDGQPGANPQIFIRGGTSTSPEGDSPLIIVDGIVGSMRNLSELNSSDIETVQVLKDAASTAIYGARAANGIIIVKTKSGSIKTKPTINFKVTTGSEQLGKKYNFTSARDYIQVSRYNTFMYNTTNPSMFLNGGTYGMSTGNPRNSKNTLEFLDTYIQNYGQNYVTDLLDNQGWQTMADPVTGKKLIFKETNYQDVTFQKANKQEYDFNISGGGEKTSYYMGVGYLDQGGIVFGTYTKDYSFLLNGTYKLSDSWKIYTDIKYQIRDYKGVDNYQNVLGRSVTMPFTYRLNYEDGTPAPGEGVTSFRNRNHEWFYRDQYDDNKIYRNTIKVGADWDILPGLSFNPSVYWFTTDSRSSAFEAYNEVNKNRNASESDAYIREAQVDLLLNYKKDIKKNHFSSVLGSSYINDFNYAMSGSGYGAPTDNVKTLNATSTTTQKISTTQSYDAMLSFFGRINYDWDNKYLATVSLRDDGSSKFADNNKWALFPGVSVGWNINNEAFWKSMAKYIPAFKLRSSWGQAGNNDLSIYDTQGQYSTAYQYEGAVGILNTTLANKNLKWETTTSFDLGTDIGLLNNKVTIALDYYSKLTSDRIFNKPLDTSTGFSSITSNYGTIRTRGFEVELEATPVSNKDFSWDVNFTFAFNRSIVVKLPDNGAEKHRIGGNTVYDPKTKTYKSVGGFAEGERYGGRWAYHLTGVYATDADAANAPYDVEANGRTKHGGDAIWEDVDGNGQIDHQDMIFMGYIRPDKTGGLVNTLRYKSFTLRFVADYALGHVIDNSFRGRLNGSARNNNMTLTDVLSDKIWKKQGDIASIPKYTVQSDADYNFRNHLRNPNNLGSSSGYTTNNSLYYSKGDFLAFRELSLSYRFTSKAMKYLHYVSGMEVFGGIYNMGYLTAYDGLMPEIYTGNDQGSYARPLEINFGAQLTF
- a CDS encoding RagB/SusD family nutrient uptake outer membrane protein encodes the protein MKKIITSIWLVLLFISIGCNKLVDVDTVSYITNGSYWKGEGDVIGYTTGIYSDLRSLVNTTYYGEDRSDAFIPGLEGSVTVAWAQNLTDANAPSWLSFYNIIHHCNLLIKYGSQTNPKTDNINRCLAQGYFIRAYTYLMLIKAWGDVPLVLEPTESSSTALPSRSPAADVMTQILSDINKSISLFPEKGYVDKNRASMPAAYALKADALLWKKKVLNGANEDLNGAIAAVDTVMQSGVSLLPDFTKIHDTGNKKNNEIIFSLYFLRNEESDQYGSRLKPRALFVANAANKNLLAYATNGARSVYAPSDTIKKLFSSNDVRKAASIITAVDANNNVIGVFDNKFRGTVYSDDRYWENDIVIYRTAEMILFKAEALAALNLPDEAVIELNKVRNRAAIGDYKGAKDKQSVEKEIFNERFRELWFELKRWPDIVRFHYGGTIDAYQIVPNLKGKTIPLFFPIPGKEINVNSNLQQTAGY